A part of Nitrososphaerota archaeon genomic DNA contains:
- a CDS encoding nucleotidyltransferase domain-containing protein, whose product MFDEISFKILLLLKKEKIARFKDLKSIIKNPRTLTIKLMKLKHLELIEDKNGNYELTKKGLEVSEILEKLNKTLHFSEFEIKNIERIPHTYFASIVRKYCEILNDLLRERLRSIMLFGSIARGDWDENSDIDILIIADGWNDKPIWNRIEELRKAKKELEESLEYLEALKAGYWPIIQNYPISIEEAKKFNRIYLDATIDGIILYDKNNFLTQILESLRKKLEEMGSIRIVLPNRKFYWILKDIKAGEVITFE is encoded by the coding sequence ATGTTTGATGAAATATCTTTCAAAATCCTCCTTTTATTAAAGAAGGAGAAAATAGCTAGATTTAAAGATCTTAAATCTATTATTAAAAATCCTAGAACACTTACAATTAAATTAATGAAACTTAAACATTTAGAGCTAATAGAAGATAAAAATGGGAATTATGAATTAACAAAAAAGGGCCTTGAAGTAAGTGAAATACTAGAAAAGTTAAACAAAACTTTACATTTCTCAGAATTTGAAATTAAGAATATAGAAAGAATACCACATACATATTTTGCTTCTATAGTTAGAAAATATTGCGAAATATTGAATGATTTATTAAGAGAAAGATTGAGAAGCATTATGCTTTTTGGTTCTATAGCTAGAGGAGATTGGGATGAAAATAGCGATATAGATATACTTATAATAGCTGATGGTTGGAATGATAAGCCTATTTGGAATAGAATTGAAGAACTTAGAAAAGCAAAAAAAGAGCTTGAAGAAAGTTTAGAATATTTAGAAGCTTTAAAAGCTGGTTATTGGCCAATAATTCAAAATTATCCAATAAGTATAGAGGAAGCTAAGAAATTCAATAGAATATATTTAGATGCAACAATTGATGGAATAATCCTTTATGATAAAAATAATTTTTTAACTCAAATACTTGAATCTTTAAGGAAAAAATTAGAAGAAATGGGCTCTATAAGAATTGTACTTCCTAATCGTAAATTCTATTGGATTTTAAAAGATATAAAAGCTGGAGAGGTTATAACATTTGAATAG
- a CDS encoding PQQ-binding-like beta-propeller repeat protein, translating to MKYKINIILIFLLLLNLFIIFPECKENSEHPWPMFKHDPQHTGRVPYPGVQNPILKWEFKAEKAISTSYSSPSISKDGTIYFGTGEFYLYALNPDGTLKWKFKTKGRIDSSPAIGLDGTIYFGEGFDFYALNPDGTLKWKFKTEGYIESSPSISKDGTIYFGTGIDNYLYALNLDGTLKWKFRAKGVISSSPTIDSNGTIYFGSKDTYLYALNPDGTLKWKFKTNDIIISTIVIGPNRIIYCKDWSGYFYAIGEGPTLPFLNIDSSILMIVITTSIILLMILILSILSRGKNK from the coding sequence ATGAAATATAAAATTAATATTATTTTAATTTTTCTTTTATTATTAAATTTATTTATTATTTTTCCAGAATGTAAAGAAAATTCTGAACATCCTTGGCCAATGTTTAAGCATGATCCTCAACATACTGGAAGAGTACCATATCCTGGAGTTCAAAATCCAATATTAAAATGGGAATTTAAAGCAGAAAAAGCAATTTCTACATCTTATTCTTCTCCTTCTATTAGTAAAGATGGAACAATATATTTTGGTACCGGTGAGTTTTATCTTTATGCATTAAATCCAGATGGTACTTTAAAATGGAAATTTAAAACTAAGGGAAGAATTGATTCTTCTCCGGCGATAGGTTTAGATGGTACAATATATTTTGGTGAAGGCTTTGATTTCTATGCATTAAATCCAGATGGTACTTTAAAATGGAAATTTAAAACCGAAGGTTATATTGAGTCTTCTCCTTCTATTAGTAAGGATGGTACAATATATTTTGGTACCGGTATTGATAATTATCTTTACGCTTTAAATTTAGATGGTACTTTAAAATGGAAATTTAGAGCAAAAGGAGTGATTTCTTCATCTCCTACAATAGATTCTAATGGTACAATATATTTTGGTTCTAAGGATACCTATCTTTATGCATTAAATCCAGATGGTACTTTAAAATGGAAATTTAAAACAAATGACATAATTATCTCTACTATAGTTATAGGACCTAATAGAATAATATATTGTAAAGATTGGAGTGGATACTTCTATGCTATTGGAGAGGGCCCAACTTTACCTTTTTTAAATATAGATAGTTCAATTCTAATGATAGTTATCACAACATCGATTATACTTCTTATGATTCTAATATTAAGTATTCTAAGTAGAGGGAAAAATAAATAA
- the pheT gene encoding phenylalanine--tRNA ligase subunit beta: MPTISFDKEDLINLIGKKINEEELLYCIRQFKGEIKNFSNEEILIELEPDRPDLFSIEGLSRAIKGYFGIEKSLHKSSLIKIIDSKISIKIINAKLRPFVASAIVKNVKFTDKSIKSLMNTQEALNETIGRGRRKVAIGIHDFDKIEPPIYYSDAPSNFKIVPLDFYEEMTLEEVLYKHPKGIRFKHLLNGKNFPIYYDRLGIFSFPPIINSERTRVTEETKNLFIEITGTNDLAVKQTLNILVSDLIDRGGLVQKVKIEGKIKYATPDLKPKKHIVKINDINNLIGLKLTPKKIKDLLERMRYGIGKIYSDKIEVLYPAYRIDILHSVDIIEDIAIAYGYDKLIPEMPKISTIGSLSSIEKEESRIRQTLIGLGFQEVRTFTLSNEKLQTELMNLEKLDLIEIENPVTIELNCFRRWITPHLMNFLSINKHVKYPQRIFEIGYVAFPDEKFENKARTLRNTAVVIASSETNFSEIKSILEASTSLLGWNIEIIEENYPYYINGRSVKIIKDEKEIGFMGEIHPKILNNFELEVPVTSFEITHRILK, encoded by the coding sequence ATGCCTACAATTTCTTTTGATAAAGAAGATTTAATAAACTTAATTGGCAAAAAAATTAATGAAGAAGAATTATTATATTGTATAAGACAATTTAAAGGAGAAATTAAAAATTTCTCAAATGAGGAAATATTGATTGAACTTGAACCTGATAGACCAGATTTATTCAGTATAGAAGGATTATCTAGAGCTATTAAAGGATACTTTGGAATAGAAAAAAGTTTGCATAAAAGCTCTTTAATAAAAATTATTGATTCAAAAATTTCAATTAAAATCATTAATGCTAAATTAAGACCATTCGTAGCTTCTGCAATAGTAAAGAATGTTAAATTTACAGATAAATCGATAAAAAGTTTAATGAATACTCAAGAAGCTTTAAATGAAACGATTGGAAGAGGCCGTAGAAAAGTAGCAATAGGGATACATGATTTTGATAAAATAGAACCACCAATATATTATTCTGATGCTCCATCCAATTTTAAAATTGTTCCTCTTGATTTTTATGAAGAAATGACTCTTGAAGAAGTTTTATATAAACATCCTAAAGGAATAAGATTTAAGCATCTTTTAAATGGAAAAAATTTTCCAATTTATTATGATAGATTGGGAATTTTTAGTTTTCCACCAATTATAAATAGTGAAAGAACAAGAGTTACTGAAGAAACTAAAAATTTATTTATAGAAATAACTGGTACGAATGATTTAGCTGTAAAACAAACATTAAATATTCTTGTATCAGATTTGATTGATCGTGGTGGTTTAGTTCAAAAAGTTAAAATTGAGGGAAAAATAAAATATGCTACACCAGACTTAAAACCAAAAAAACATATTGTTAAAATAAATGATATAAACAATTTGATAGGATTAAAACTTACACCTAAAAAAATAAAAGATTTATTAGAAAGAATGAGATATGGAATTGGAAAAATTTATTCTGATAAAATTGAAGTATTATATCCAGCTTATAGAATAGATATTTTACATTCTGTAGATATTATTGAAGATATTGCAATAGCATATGGATATGATAAGCTTATTCCTGAAATGCCTAAGATATCAACTATTGGGAGTTTATCTTCAATAGAAAAAGAAGAATCCAGAATAAGACAAACATTAATTGGCTTAGGCTTTCAAGAAGTTAGAACATTTACTTTAAGCAATGAGAAACTTCAAACCGAATTAATGAATTTAGAGAAATTAGATTTGATTGAAATAGAAAACCCTGTAACAATAGAACTTAATTGCTTTAGAAGATGGATTACACCACATTTAATGAATTTTCTATCTATTAATAAACATGTAAAATATCCACAAAGAATATTTGAAATAGGCTATGTTGCTTTCCCTGATGAAAAATTTGAAAATAAAGCAAGAACTCTTAGAAATACAGCTGTTGTGATAGCTAGTTCTGAAACAAATTTTAGTGAAATTAAATCTATTCTTGAAGCATCTACATCTTTACTCGGATGGAATATAGAAATAATTGAAGAAAATTATCCTTATTATATAAATGGTAGATCTGTTAAAATTATTAAAGATGAAAAAGAAATAGGTTTTATGGGAGAAATACATCCTAAAATATTAAATAATTTTGAATTGGAAGTACCAGTTACATCTTTCGAAATTACTCATAGAATTTTAAAATGA
- a CDS encoding phenylalanine--tRNA ligase subunit alpha, translating to MLNSINNDEKIYSINASSLHQYEKKVLQTLGKGFKKIDEIASHTGLSKDAIRWALYQLQGKNLVKIHEKKIVYYEIGEEGKKYLDVNFPEVRLLKKIGNEAFLDEIEFEIDEKNYGIPWAIKNGWIKIFNREGRRVIVLTDKGKKALFEEYLPYRILKKVHLKEVLTIEEEEVLKILKNRGEILKEKEIEELEIELSPLGKSLLEKIEFEEEVNVLTRELIITGKWKEVKLRPYDVKAFVPRIYPGRKHPYQQIIDDLKSILIGLGFEEAYSSPIEINFWNCDALFMPSDHPARGIHDIFYLKKPNKGIVKNIECWKKVGETHLNGWKTDSKGWGSWDSELALRLILRSQTTAVSARYLSNLRIEDIPKKIFTIDRVYRPDPIDATHLPEFNQCEGIVVAPNVNLRNLIGYMKAICEGLGIKEVKFQPAFFPFTEPSVAGYVKHEKLGWIEALPGGIFRPEVTLPLGINVPVLAWGLGIDRLAMIVLGVDDIRTLFSTDLEWIRNSIIPKLEG from the coding sequence ATGTTAAATTCAATAAATAATGATGAAAAAATTTATTCAATAAATGCTTCTTCTCTACATCAATATGAGAAAAAGGTTTTACAAACTTTAGGAAAAGGTTTTAAAAAAATTGATGAAATTGCTTCACATACTGGATTAAGTAAAGATGCTATCAGATGGGCTTTATATCAATTACAAGGAAAAAACCTAGTTAAAATACATGAGAAAAAAATTGTTTATTATGAAATAGGGGAAGAAGGAAAAAAATATTTAGATGTAAATTTTCCTGAAGTTAGATTATTGAAAAAAATTGGAAATGAAGCTTTTTTAGATGAAATTGAATTCGAAATTGATGAAAAAAACTACGGAATTCCTTGGGCAATTAAGAATGGTTGGATCAAAATTTTTAATAGAGAAGGAAGAAGAGTAATCGTTTTAACTGATAAAGGGAAAAAAGCTTTATTTGAAGAATATTTACCTTATAGAATTTTAAAAAAGGTACATTTAAAGGAAGTTTTAACAATCGAAGAAGAAGAAGTTCTTAAAATATTGAAAAATAGAGGTGAAATTTTAAAAGAGAAAGAAATTGAAGAATTAGAAATAGAATTATCCCCTTTAGGTAAAAGTTTATTAGAAAAAATTGAATTTGAAGAAGAAGTAAATGTATTAACAAGGGAACTTATAATTACGGGAAAATGGAAAGAAGTTAAACTTAGACCTTATGATGTAAAAGCTTTTGTCCCAAGAATTTATCCAGGTAGAAAACATCCATATCAACAAATAATAGATGATTTGAAGAGCATATTAATCGGACTTGGTTTTGAAGAAGCTTATAGTTCTCCAATTGAGATAAATTTTTGGAATTGTGATGCACTTTTTATGCCATCAGACCATCCAGCAAGAGGAATACATGATATATTTTATTTAAAGAAGCCAAATAAAGGGATTGTAAAAAATATTGAATGTTGGAAAAAAGTTGGGGAGACTCATTTAAATGGATGGAAAACAGATTCGAAAGGATGGGGAAGTTGGGATTCAGAATTAGCTTTACGTTTAATACTTAGAAGTCAAACAACAGCGGTTTCTGCTCGTTATTTATCAAATTTAAGAATTGAAGATATTCCAAAGAAAATTTTTACAATAGATAGAGTTTATAGACCTGACCCAATAGATGCTACACATTTACCAGAATTTAATCAATGTGAAGGAATAGTTGTTGCGCCAAATGTTAATTTAAGAAATCTTATAGGATATATGAAAGCAATATGTGAAGGTCTTGGAATAAAAGAAGTAAAATTTCAACCTGCATTCTTTCCATTTACTGAACCAAGTGTTGCAGGCTATGTGAAACATGAAAAACTTGGATGGATAGAAGCTTTACCTGGTGGAATATTTAGACCTGAAGTAACCCTACCATTGGGAATAAATGTTCCTGTTTTAGCATGGGGTTTAGGAATAGATAGATTGGCTATGATTGTTTTAGGTGTAGATGATATAAGAACTCTTTTTTCAACAGATTTAGAATGGATTAGAAATTCTATTATACCAAAATTGGAGGGATAA
- a CDS encoding PIN domain-containing protein, translated as MALILDTRFLITHTFPPSENIRKKIKEFTSKIAREELFIPSIVITEFIKIAGYKLGRESSEIKLKIWLSEGAKVIPLNEELAFLAGRMALSHANIPICDVIIGTIAKHIGARIVTDDPHFIELDIKTLWYE; from the coding sequence ATGGCTTTAATACTAGACACTAGATTTTTAATAACCCATACTTTTCCCCCCTCTGAAAATATTAGAAAAAAGATAAAAGAATTTACATCAAAAATAGCTAGAGAAGAATTATTCATTCCATCTATTGTTATAACAGAATTTATTAAAATTGCTGGTTATAAATTAGGAAGAGAATCTTCTGAAATTAAACTTAAAATATGGTTAAGTGAAGGTGCTAAAGTTATTCCATTAAATGAAGAACTTGCTTTTTTAGCAGGAAGAATGGCCTTATCTCATGCAAACATCCCAATTTGTGATGTGATAATAGGAACAATTGCAAAGCATATTGGAGCTAGAATAGTTACTGATGACCCTCATTTTATTGAGCTTGATATTAAAACTTTATGGTATGAATAA
- a CDS encoding AbrB/MazE/SpoVT family DNA-binding domain-containing protein, with protein MSDSVLVKVTRKGQITLPKKYRDVLNIEEGDIIYAHLEGNKIVLMKPGIPEPGEPIGEEEYKKLILRLEEERKKWL; from the coding sequence ATGAGTGATTCAGTTTTAGTAAAAGTGACCCGTAAAGGACAAATAACACTTCCAAAGAAATATAGAGATGTACTTAATATAGAAGAGGGAGATATAATATATGCTCATTTGGAAGGAAATAAAATAGTACTTATGAAACCAGGCATTCCAGAACCAGGAGAACCTATAGGTGAAGAAGAATATAAGAAATTAATTTTACGGCTAGAAGAGGAAAGAAAAAAATGGCTTTAA
- a CDS encoding DUF5107 domain-containing protein codes for MKVKISIEELTLPTYKIEKEDINPPFFEKNIYPYPKNDFLTNEKENKKYKAIILENKYLKIIILPELGGRIYSVFDKISGKEVFYRNNVVKPALLGLRGAWISGGFEFNFLTNGTAGHTVTTVSPIDYFIKENIDGSATVFIGEIEQVSRMKWIVGITLRPDERLFEIEVKIFNKNFLPNRYYFWTNVAIPATEDIQYIYPMNKAYYYFYSMYRIWYTQDTYIGPYPILNGIDLSWQKNHVESNDIFGFNVKEDFFGYYDYKDEIGAIHVADHNIVQGRKIWNWGNSDNGLFFSTKALTDEDGHYAEIQSGRFETQGIFGIMDPLIYENWKEYWYPISNTDGFIYANKLAAINIKKYPKNDKIEIDFSLIVNKEIKNAILQIFLKDSLILEDKISISPEKIYKKILMIDHEEPIKVNLISNDKEKILTYSEEKVKEEIKLTKLIDRRKTLTTPQDFIIEGFKLEKSGDILNAKKMYEKALEINPEFIDGNLSLGKILLQMGLYNDAEKYFRKVLEIDENNTDAVFYLGLSLRENEKINESKEILWKLFNSQKYSSLASYLLGEIKINEKKYEEAEKLFKKSIKYNDSNIRALNGLAISLRKQGKCEDAIKVLEEILILDPLNCLSLYEIYKNYSLIKEKDKEEDALNEFKKIIERTIHNCLETAIEYIRFGLIEEAIEILEFALKSKNEYKENPLIYSYLSYCYLNLGNKEEAKKYASLIEKCKLDYCFPNKLEEEKILKKIIESNIGNGKIYYCLGNLLFSKHRYDEALTLWEKAIELGLEYSVLHRNIGLALWKIKNNPYAALREYERAIELNKNDYRLYLEIFDICEILSLYEKEVKILEKAPNSVLKNGNVLAKLALAYFNIGNIEKSLEILMKNNFPSREFKVIDFSIWDLYHDACIELGLNKFKESKNEEALEYFKKAMEYPHNLGIGAPYRKLNADALYYMGIVYEAINKINEAKECWKEAINEEHEWWSELRYYEALSFQKLGKYIEAENILNDMIEKADEELKYNDIAYWHFIKGLALKGKGKYFDSLEELEKALKMDPPNRKCKRELKELKERLFIISI; via the coding sequence ATGAAGGTTAAAATATCGATTGAAGAATTAACTTTACCAACATATAAAATTGAAAAAGAAGATATTAATCCTCCTTTTTTTGAAAAAAATATTTACCCATATCCAAAAAATGATTTTCTAACAAATGAAAAAGAAAATAAAAAATATAAAGCAATAATTCTTGAAAATAAATATCTAAAAATAATAATTTTACCTGAACTTGGTGGAAGAATATATTCAGTTTTTGATAAAATAAGCGGAAAAGAAGTTTTTTATAGGAATAATGTTGTTAAACCTGCTTTACTAGGGCTTAGAGGTGCATGGATTTCAGGAGGTTTCGAATTTAATTTCTTAACAAATGGAACAGCAGGACATACTGTTACTACTGTTTCACCTATAGATTATTTTATTAAAGAAAATATTGATGGGAGTGCTACAGTTTTTATAGGTGAAATTGAGCAAGTTTCTAGAATGAAATGGATAGTTGGTATTACTTTACGTCCAGATGAAAGATTATTTGAAATTGAAGTAAAGATTTTCAATAAGAATTTTCTACCAAATAGATATTATTTCTGGACTAATGTTGCTATTCCAGCTACTGAAGATATACAATACATTTATCCAATGAATAAAGCATACTATTATTTCTATTCAATGTATAGAATATGGTATACGCAAGATACTTATATTGGTCCTTATCCAATTTTAAATGGTATAGATTTAAGTTGGCAGAAAAATCATGTCGAATCAAATGATATATTCGGCTTTAATGTTAAAGAAGATTTCTTTGGATACTATGATTATAAAGATGAAATAGGTGCAATTCATGTAGCTGATCACAATATTGTTCAAGGTAGAAAAATATGGAATTGGGGAAATTCAGATAATGGATTATTTTTCTCTACTAAAGCATTAACAGATGAAGATGGACATTATGCTGAAATTCAAAGCGGTAGATTTGAAACACAAGGCATATTTGGTATAATGGATCCTTTAATTTATGAGAATTGGAAAGAATATTGGTATCCTATCAGTAATACTGATGGATTTATTTATGCAAATAAACTAGCTGCAATAAATATTAAAAAATATCCTAAAAATGATAAAATAGAAATAGATTTTTCATTAATTGTAAATAAGGAAATAAAAAATGCAATACTTCAAATATTCTTAAAAGATTCTTTAATATTAGAAGATAAAATAAGTATTTCTCCAGAGAAAATTTATAAAAAAATTTTAATGATAGATCATGAAGAACCAATTAAAGTAAATTTAATTTCAAATGATAAAGAAAAAATATTAACCTATTCTGAAGAAAAAGTAAAAGAAGAAATAAAATTAACTAAATTGATAGATAGAAGGAAAACGCTAACTACTCCTCAAGATTTTATAATTGAAGGATTTAAATTAGAAAAATCTGGCGATATTCTTAATGCGAAGAAAATGTATGAAAAAGCTTTAGAAATTAATCCTGAATTTATAGATGGCAATCTTTCTCTTGGAAAAATACTTTTACAAATGGGACTATATAATGATGCTGAAAAATATTTTAGAAAAGTATTAGAAATAGATGAGAATAACACAGATGCTGTTTTCTATTTAGGTTTATCATTAAGAGAAAATGAAAAAATTAATGAATCAAAAGAAATTCTTTGGAAATTATTTAATTCTCAAAAGTATTCTTCATTAGCTTCATATTTATTAGGAGAAATAAAAATTAATGAAAAGAAATATGAAGAAGCTGAAAAATTATTTAAAAAATCAATAAAATATAATGATTCAAATATAAGAGCTTTAAATGGATTAGCTATTTCTTTAAGAAAACAAGGAAAGTGTGAAGATGCTATAAAAGTATTAGAAGAAATTTTAATACTTGATCCATTGAATTGCCTTTCATTATATGAAATTTATAAAAATTATTCATTAATAAAAGAGAAAGATAAAGAAGAAGATGCATTAAATGAATTTAAAAAAATAATTGAAAGAACAATACATAATTGTTTAGAAACAGCAATAGAATATATTCGTTTTGGATTAATAGAAGAAGCAATAGAGATTCTTGAATTTGCATTAAAATCTAAAAATGAATATAAAGAAAACCCATTGATATACTCTTATTTGTCTTATTGTTATTTGAATTTAGGTAATAAAGAAGAAGCTAAAAAGTATGCTTCATTAATAGAAAAATGCAAATTAGATTATTGTTTTCCAAATAAATTAGAGGAAGAAAAAATACTTAAAAAAATTATCGAATCTAATATTGGAAATGGAAAAATTTATTATTGTTTAGGAAATCTTCTTTTCTCTAAGCATAGATATGATGAAGCTTTAACTTTATGGGAAAAAGCTATAGAATTAGGATTAGAATATTCTGTTTTACATAGGAATATTGGATTAGCTTTATGGAAAATAAAAAATAATCCTTATGCAGCATTAAGAGAATATGAAAGAGCTATTGAATTAAATAAAAATGATTATAGATTATACTTAGAAATTTTTGATATATGTGAAATATTAAGTTTATATGAAAAAGAAGTAAAAATATTAGAAAAGGCTCCTAATTCAGTTTTAAAAAATGGAAATGTTTTAGCAAAATTAGCTTTAGCTTACTTCAATATTGGAAATATAGAAAAAAGTTTAGAAATACTTATGAAAAACAATTTTCCATCAAGAGAATTTAAAGTTATAGATTTTTCCATATGGGATTTATACCATGATGCATGTATTGAATTAGGTTTAAATAAATTTAAAGAAAGTAAAAATGAAGAAGCATTAGAATATTTCAAAAAAGCAATGGAATATCCACATAATTTAGGAATAGGCGCACCTTATAGAAAATTAAATGCAGATGCTTTATATTATATGGGAATTGTTTATGAAGCAATTAATAAAATAAATGAAGCAAAAGAATGTTGGAAAGAAGCTATTAATGAAGAACATGAATGGTGGTCTGAATTAAGGTATTATGAAGCTTTATCTTTCCAAAAACTTGGAAAATATATTGAAGCTGAAAATATATTAAATGATATGATTGAAAAAGCTGATGAAGAATTAAAATATAATGATATAGCTTATTGGCACTTTATAAAAGGCTTAGCTCTTAAAGGTAAAGGAAAATATTTTGATTCGCTGGAAGAATTAGAGAAGGCCCTAAAAATGGACCCTCCTAACAGAAAATGTAAAAGAGAATTAAAAGAATTAAAAGAGAGACTTTTTATTATATCAATTTAA
- a CDS encoding carbohydrate ABC transporter permease, translating to MKNQKIINTTKMAIIYLFSAILVFFALFPIITCYIGSITPETEIRSEPHKPIWVKGPTFYYYEYIFGAPFGMQFTTDPYLRYEAVRALVFTNVNYTLQILLNSFIVAAGVAFLNVLLGGITAYTFTRLRFPGSTGVFTFILLSRLLPPIIIAVPYYAICYSLGITNTLLSLLLVHGVITLPFTIWYLTLYYRTIPVEIEESALVDGCSYFQAFRKVAFPTASSGLMAAGLFAFMLSYNDLLFAQFLEEKIEVTTIPLFIAFLSTQTDLYFAIMYAVLSLTFIPVILMLILLWKKLNITELVGALKM from the coding sequence ATGAAAAATCAGAAAATAATTAATACAACAAAGATGGCAATCATATACTTATTTTCAGCGATATTGGTTTTCTTTGCACTTTTTCCAATTATAACATGCTACATAGGAAGCATTACTCCAGAAACTGAAATACGTTCTGAACCACATAAACCAATATGGGTAAAAGGACCAACTTTCTATTATTATGAATATATTTTTGGTGCTCCATTTGGAATGCAATTTACAACCGATCCTTATCTCAGATACGAAGCTGTAAGAGCTTTAGTATTTACTAACGTCAACTATACTTTACAAATTCTTCTCAATAGTTTTATTGTAGCCGCAGGTGTAGCGTTTCTTAATGTTTTACTAGGTGGTATAACTGCATATACATTTACTAGACTTAGATTTCCAGGATCGACAGGAGTATTTACATTTATATTGCTTAGCAGACTTCTCCCACCGATAATAATTGCAGTACCATATTATGCTATATGTTATTCTTTAGGAATAACTAATACTTTGCTCTCACTTTTACTTGTACATGGAGTTATTACTCTGCCATTCACTATATGGTATTTAACCCTTTACTATAGAACCATTCCAGTAGAAATTGAAGAATCAGCACTTGTTGATGGGTGCTCATATTTTCAAGCCTTTAGAAAAGTAGCTTTCCCAACAGCAAGTTCTGGTTTAATGGCTGCAGGTTTGTTTGCATTCATGCTTTCTTACAATGATCTTTTATTTGCACAATTTTTGGAAGAAAAAATAGAAGTTACCACTATTCCTCTTTTTATAGCATTCCTTTCAACACAAACTGATTTATATTTTGCAATAATGTATGCTGTTTTATCTTTAACATTTATTCCTGTAATTTTAATGTTAATACTATTATGGAAGAAACTTAATATAACTGAACTTGTCGGGGCTCTTAAAATGTAA
- a CDS encoding sugar ABC transporter permease, whose product MPIKMRALKPQEKTALLMVLPAFFYIFIFTVYSYSQAFYLAFVKYKLVEPQTIGKFIGLTNFIDVIGATYFKDTIYETFTFTFMCTFVIVTLGIGVSILLNEKFKGVGLVRFIILIPWALPPTAAGLIWRLMLYRSGWINRFGMMLGILKEPIGFLGAGRMNQLLYALIAQMWQQLPFASILLMAAHQLIPKDLLDAAKVDGASWIKRLRHVTFPYIRNVIALVAIWEAIVAFTSYDILYTFSGGVWGIITYYAFAEGFSWMNLGHAAALSVIIAIFILIMISIILLIIPPKKIYEYSFVE is encoded by the coding sequence TTGCCTATTAAGATGCGTGCATTAAAACCACAAGAAAAAACAGCACTTTTAATGGTACTTCCTGCTTTTTTTTATATTTTTATATTTACTGTATATTCATATTCTCAAGCATTTTATTTAGCTTTTGTTAAGTATAAACTGGTTGAACCTCAAACTATAGGAAAATTTATTGGTTTAACTAATTTTATTGATGTAATAGGAGCAACATACTTTAAAGATACTATTTATGAAACGTTCACTTTTACCTTTATGTGTACATTTGTTATTGTTACATTGGGAATAGGAGTAAGCATACTACTTAATGAAAAATTTAAGGGGGTAGGTTTAGTTCGTTTTATAATCCTTATTCCTTGGGCTTTACCTCCTACTGCTGCAGGATTGATATGGAGACTTATGCTTTACCGTTCAGGATGGATAAATAGGTTTGGAATGATGCTTGGCATATTAAAAGAGCCTATAGGATTTTTAGGAGCAGGAAGGATGAATCAATTATTATATGCACTCATAGCACAAATGTGGCAACAATTGCCTTTTGCCTCAATACTTTTAATGGCCGCTCATCAATTAATTCCAAAAGATCTGCTAGATGCTGCTAAGGTAGATGGAGCATCATGGATAAAACGTTTAAGACATGTAACTTTTCCATATATTAGAAATGTAATTGCATTGGTAGCGATATGGGAAGCAATTGTAGCTTTTACAAGCTATGATATACTTTATACATTTAGTGGAGGAGTTTGGGGGATAATCACTTATTATGCTTTTGCTGAGGGATTTAGTTGGATGAATTTAGGACATGCAGCCGCATTATCAGTAATAATTGCTATATTTATTTTAATAATGATAAGTATAATTCTCTTAATTATACCTCCAAAGAAAATCTATGAATATTCGTTTGTTGAATAG